A window of Streptomyces sp. NBC_01224 genomic DNA:
ATTTGCCGGGGCCGGAGTCGGCTCACACTTTGCAGGCCCGCCTCGCGAATCAGGCGCTCATGCCGCCGCCCGAGCCGGTTCTCTGGGCCGTCGGTGGCAAAGCAGCCCACGCCCGCTTGCGCCTGCCGTCGGGCTCCCCCACCGCGCTGAACAATCACCCGGGTCAGGACGTACGGACGCATCTCAGCAGACTGAGGGGAACGACCGATGGACAGAGCGGGACATCCGGATCGCAGAGCTCTGCTCGCCGGCGGACTCGTGGTCGCCTCGGTCGCGCTTGCGGGGTGCTCATCGACGAGCGCCACCCCATTGGCGACCAGCACTTCGCCGGAAGCGCGGCCGACCACGCCCGCCGCGGCATTCACGAGACTGATGGACGGCAACAAGCGCTGGGTGAGCGGAGACCTCCGACATCCCGACCGGGATCCGAACCGGCGCCAGTTCGTAGCCCAGAAGCAGGAGCCTTTCGGGGCGATCCTTTCGTGCATCGACTCCCGGGTGCCGCCTGAACTCCTCTTCGATACGGGGCTGGGTGACCTTTACGTGATGCGCACGGGCGGGGAGGCGGTCGGCCCGGTGGTCACAGGTTCCGTGGAGTACGGGCCCATGACGAGTGGCACTCCGCTCGTCGTGGTCCTCGGGCATCAGCGGTGCGGTGCCGTCGAGGCGGCGTACAACTCCATCCGTGACGGCAATCCGCTGCCCGGCAACCTGGAGGCGATCGCCAAGGCTCTGCGGCCGGCGTACGACCAGGCAGTCCGGGAAGGCGGTGCCGATCCGGTCGAGACCATGGCCCGCGCCCAGGTCAAGCTGACCGCGGCCGACCTGCGCTCCAACCAGGACCTGGCCCCACTCGTGGGAAGGGGCGCCCTTGCCGTGGTCGGCGCCTACTACTCGCTCGACACCGGCAAGGTGGAAGTCCTGGCCGGCGCGCCCTCCTGACCGGTCGGACGGGACGAACGTGCGTTGTCAGGCTGGTGAGGACGAGCACGGCCGCCTCGCTGATGGCCCGAAGCAGCTGAAAGCCCTGACGCCGCCACCGCGGCCAGGGTATTCATCCCCCCGTTCTCCATCGGCTGAGCGCACCGGGGGGCTAGCCCCACCCGGAGCTGGGCGGGTAGCAGGATCGCCCCGGGCGGTCGCATCCGGACATGCTGGGCCCGGCATATACCGCTGGTTTCCCAATGATTCCGTAGGAGTTGGCTCGTGCGTGAGCAGGCGTGGCAGAGGTTTCGTTCCTCCGGGCGGTGGGGCGGTCGGCGCAGAGCCGTGCCGGCCGCGGCCGCGGTGGCCGTGGGCGTCATGACGATGGGTGTCCTGGCGCCGCCCGCGGCGTCCGCTGCCGCCAGGCCGGACACCGTCCAGCAGGGCCTGAGCGCGCTGGTGCACACCGATGGCCTGCCCGCCGGGCTGGCGAGCGTCAAGGACCGTGAGGGCCGCACCCGTACCTACACCGCAGGGGTGGGCGACCTGGCCACCGGCTCGGTAGTACCCAAGGACGGTCAGGTGCGGATCGGCAGCAACACCAAGGTGTTCACCGCGGTGGTCGTGCTGCAACTGGTCGATAAGGGGAAGATCCGCCTCGACGCCACGGTCGACACCTATCTGCCGGGCCTCGTACGCGGAAAGGGGATCGACGGACGCCGCATCACCGTCCGTCAGCTCCTGCAGCAAACCAGCGGACTTCCCAACTACACCAACTACCTCGGGGACGACGTCCGGTACTTCGAACCCCGCGAGCTCCTCGACATCGCTCTCCAGCACAAGGCCGACTTCGCCCCCGGGACGAAATGGGAATACAGCAACACGAACTACATACTGGCCGGCCTGATCGTCCAGAAGGTCACCGGCCGGCCGCTCGCCGAGGAGATGGACCAGCGCGTCATCAAACGCATCGGGCTGCGCCACACCTACTTTCCCGCCCCCGGTGACGTGACCATCCGAGAACCCCATCCCAAGGCCTACTACAGGGATTCGGTCGGCGCGCCTCTGCGCGACGTCACGGAAATGGACCCCTCCTGGGGCTGGGCGGCAGGTCAGATGATCTCCACCGGCTCCGACCTCAACCGGTTCTTCACCGCGCTCCTGGCCGGCCGCCTCCTCCCGGCGGCCCAGCTCGCCCAGATGCGCACCACCGTCCCCGCTGAAAGCACCTTTGGTCCCGGCGCCCGCTACGGACTGGGGATCGTGAGCATGCCGCTGCCGTGCGGCGGCGTCTACTGGGGCCACGGCGGTAGCTTCCCGGGATACGAAACCCGGGGCGGGGCCACCGACGACGGCCGCGCCGCCAACGTCGCGGTGACCGTTCAGCTGACCGACGAGGCAGCCAGGGAGCGTGTCGACAGTGTCGTGGACAGGGCCCTGTGCCGCTGAACCTCGCCTCCTGGGGACCGTCCGGCGAGTCAGGAGCGGAGCCGGAGACGTACGGCAGCAACAGTCACGGTGCCGTGAAAGACGTGCCGAGCACACAACTGCCACCTGCACCGATGTCGTTCTGACGCGGGCCGTCCCAGCACCGTCCCAGTACGGTACGTCCCGGCCTCAAGAAGGAAGCGAAGAAGGTGCACCGGAAGCCGCAGCGGCCCGCAGGCGGAACAGGACAGTTCCGATGAGCTTGTCCTCGGGGCAGTAGCCCCACTGTTTGGAGTCCATCGAGCCCGGCTTCTCGCCCAGGAGGACGAGCATGCCCGGCGGCACGTGGGTACCGGGGCATCGGCCGGCCCAGTGCGGTACGGGCTCTCCGGCGACGGCGACGATGCGTTTGACGTACCACGAGTCGGGCGTGGTGCCCGTGGGAGAGTGCCAGCCGTGCTCGGGGTGGGGTGCGACGACGACGGCCACCCGGCCCGTGGCGGCACGGCGTCTGCCGCGGAGCATGAGGATCCGGTCGCCGGGCATGAGGGTCGGCGACATGCTGTGTCCGCGGACGGTCACGGCCACCAGCCGCCCACGCGCCAGCAACAGGGCTGCGACGAGGACGAGGAGTCCTGAGAGGGCGAGGAGCACCGGGGCTGCGGCGGTCACCGGACGGTCTCCTCGTAGCCTTCGGCTTGCGTGGTGAAGAGCTCGGCATAGGTGCCGTGGGCGGTCATGAGCTGTTCGTGGGTGCCTGCCTCCTGCACGGTTCCGTCGGCGATGACGACGATGGCATCTGCGGCTCGGACGGTGTTGAGGCGGTGGGAGACGAGGATGCTCGTCGCGCCCTGGCGCAGTGAGGTGAGCCGGTCGTGGACGTGGCGTTCGGCGACCGCGTCGAGGCCGGTGCTGGGTTCGTCGAGGATCATGAGATCCCGTTCGGAACGCATCAGGGCCCGGGCGAGCGCGAGGCGCTGCCACTGGCCGCCCGACAGCTGGACGCCGGGGCTGGTGTCTTCGGTGTCGTCGGGGAAGAACATCCGGCTGAGCATGGTGTGGTACCCCTGAGGGAGGCAGGCGAGGGCGGTGTGGATGTCCGCGTCGGCGGCGGCGGCGTGGATGCGCCCGTGGTCGTGGAGAGAGCCGAGGTCACCGAGGCCGATGTTCTCCCCGGCGGTGAGGTCGTACTCCATCGGGTCCTGGAAGACAACGCTGACTCGCCGGCGCAGCTGGTCCGCAGGGAAGTCCTTGAGGTCGATGCCGTCCCAGTGGATGCTGCCCCGCTGCGGGTCGTAGAGGCGGCACAGCAGTTTGACGAGGGTGCTCTTGCCGGCCCCGTTGAGACCGACGATGGCCAGGCTGGTGCCGTGCGGGATGGTCAGGCTGATTCCGCGGAGGATCCACGGTCCGTCGTCGGAGTAGCGGAACCAGACGTCCCGGAGTTCGAGGCCGTGGCTCAGGGGCGGTGGGGCGATCGGGGCGGCCGGGGCCGGGAGGTCGTCCCGGACCTGGGTGACATGAAGGTAGTGGCTGAACAGCAGGGCCGTCTGGTGGCTTTGGGCGATGCACCCCACCAGGCCGATGAGTGCCGTCTGCATGCCGGCGAGGGCGGCGACGAGGAGGGACACGTCACCGGCGGTGAGGGCGTGGGCGGCGGCCTGGTGCACGCCCCAGACGAGTGCGCCGGTGGAGACGCCGGCTCCGAGGACAGCGAGGGCCGTCTCGTAGGTGACGAGGCGGCGGTCGAGGCGTTCCTCCTGCCGGTTGATGCTGTCGAGATCGGTACGCATGCGCTGCGCGAAGTAGCCGCCGAGGCCGTAGAGGCGGATCTCTTTCGCCGCTTGAGTGTCGGTGAGGAGCCCTCGGTAGAAGATCTGGCGGCGGGCGAGGTTGCTGGTGCGCCAGAACATGTCCGCGCGATGCCGGCTGTTGGCCAGGTGGGCGAAGAGGGCCGGAACGGCCGCGGCGATGAGGACGGCGGCCAGGGTGGGGCTGATGAGCAGGAGACTTCCCAGGAAGCCCGCCAGGGTGAGGACTCCCTGGGCGCCCTGGAGTGCTGCACCGACGAGTCGCTCGGCCCCCTGCGCGCTTTGGATGGCGAGTTGGACGCGGTCGTGGAAGGCGGGCTGTTCGAGCTTGGACAGACCGCTGAGCCGGTTGACAGCCGTGAGCAGGTCGCTCTGGGCCCGGGTGGAGGTGGCGCGGCGGATGCGGCCGTCGGCGTAGGAGGAGATGGCTGAGGCGGCGGCCAGGAGGACGGTGAGCAGGCCGATACCGGCCGCGGCCCAGTTGAGGTCCGAGGCGCGGAATTCATCCGCGGTGAGGCTGTCGACCACGTACTTGAGCAGCCAGGAGGCGGCTACGGGGGCTGTACCCGCGATGACGACGGTGGCGATGCGGACGGCGAGGGCCCCGGGGCAGGACCGCAGCGTGAGGGCGAGTACGGCGGTGAGGCCCCGCAGGAATTCGGCCGTGCGGGAGGTGGACTGCCCGCTCATGCGGTGAGGAGGTTGAGCGCGGGCAGGGAACCTTGGCCGATGCCTGTCTCTGCGATGGTCCCGTCGGCGTCGAGGAGGACGAAGGTGGGGTGGTGGCGTACGCCGAAGGCGCCGGCTACGGGACCGTTCGGGGGTTCGGTGGCGGTGAGTTCGGTGAGCGGGCCGACTGCTTCGAGCAGGGGCCCGGCTTCGGGGGGCCGTCCGCTGATGACGGCGACGAGATGCGCGCCTGACGGGGTGTTCGCCTCGGCCCACCGATGGATCTCGGGAAGGCTTTCCCTGGTGGGCCCGCAGTCGGGGCGAAGGAAACAGATGAGGACGGGGTGCCCGGCCAGGGTGGATTCGCTGACTTCGCCTCGGGGGGTGTGCAAGGTGAAAGCGGGGGTGCGGTCACCTTCGTGTACGGCAAGGGCCGGCGGCCCCGAGGCCGCGGCGGCCGGGGCGGGGGCGGCCGGGGCGGGGGCGGCCACCGTGGCGCGCCAGCGTTTGATGACCGCAAAGGTGAGGAGGGCGTTGACGAGGGTGACCGCGGCGAGAAGGGCGAGGCCGGTGATGGCGTAGCTCACTCTGTGATCGTCCTTTCAGCGTTGGCCGGTGCGGGCGGAGAAGAAGAAGGCGAGGTCGTCGGTGAAGACGGCGAACGCGGTGAGATAGACGGCCACGGCGACGGCGAGCGCGAGTGCAGGGGCGTTGAGGGGGGAGGTGGTGCCGTGGGTGAGGGCGATGGCGCCGCCGAGGAGGGCGAGCACAGTGAGTGTGGCGTTGCGGGCGACATGCCAGGGGCCCATGGGCACAGTGGTCCTGCTGCCGAAGCAGGGGCAGCCGGCGGAGCTGCCGCGCCGCATGGTGGTGACGGCGACGGCGCTGAATGCCGCGCACAGGGCGACGGCGACGGCCAGGCCCGCGGTGAGCGTCCGGGGCAGGGCGAGGAGCACGGCGGCGATGAGCTCGGCCGCGGGCACCAGGAGGGCGAGAGCCGGCCGGGCGGCGGCCGGCAGGTAGGTGAGGTCGCCCAGTGCCGTGGCGAATCGGCGGCGGTCGCGCAGCTTGGCGAGGCCGGCCACGGCCAGCACGCAGATCAGGGTCAGGCGGCAGACGAGCAGCAGGTCGGACAAGGGTGACTCCGAAAGAATGGGTCCTGGGCCGGCGGGCACGGGGCGAGCCGCACGCGGCCCGCCCCGTGGTTGTTCAGCAGTAGTCCCAGCTGCCGCAGCTGACCCCGCACGCGCCCGTGTAGCAGCAGCGGCGGCACCGCTGGGCGCTGGTGCTCCACTCGGTCCAGCAGTCCGGCGGGCAGCCGGCCTCGGCTTCGGCCTTGGGCAGAATCCGCTCGATCAGGCG
This region includes:
- a CDS encoding carbonic anhydrase; protein product: MDRAGHPDRRALLAGGLVVASVALAGCSSTSATPLATSTSPEARPTTPAAAFTRLMDGNKRWVSGDLRHPDRDPNRRQFVAQKQEPFGAILSCIDSRVPPELLFDTGLGDLYVMRTGGEAVGPVVTGSVEYGPMTSGTPLVVVLGHQRCGAVEAAYNSIRDGNPLPGNLEAIAKALRPAYDQAVREGGADPVETMARAQVKLTAADLRSNQDLAPLVGRGALAVVGAYYSLDTGKVEVLAGAPS
- a CDS encoding serine hydrolase domain-containing protein, translating into MREQAWQRFRSSGRWGGRRRAVPAAAAVAVGVMTMGVLAPPAASAAARPDTVQQGLSALVHTDGLPAGLASVKDREGRTRTYTAGVGDLATGSVVPKDGQVRIGSNTKVFTAVVVLQLVDKGKIRLDATVDTYLPGLVRGKGIDGRRITVRQLLQQTSGLPNYTNYLGDDVRYFEPRELLDIALQHKADFAPGTKWEYSNTNYILAGLIVQKVTGRPLAEEMDQRVIKRIGLRHTYFPAPGDVTIREPHPKAYYRDSVGAPLRDVTEMDPSWGWAAGQMISTGSDLNRFFTALLAGRLLPAAQLAQMRTTVPAESTFGPGARYGLGIVSMPLPCGGVYWGHGGSFPGYETRGGATDDGRAANVAVTVQLTDEAARERVDSVVDRALCR
- a CDS encoding S26 family signal peptidase; this encodes MTAAAPVLLALSGLLVLVAALLLARGRLVAVTVRGHSMSPTLMPGDRILMLRGRRRAATGRVAVVVAPHPEHGWHSPTGTTPDSWYVKRIVAVAGEPVPHWAGRCPGTHVPPGMLVLLGEKPGSMDSKQWGYCPEDKLIGTVLFRLRAAAASGAPSSLPS
- a CDS encoding ABC transporter ATP-binding protein; protein product: MSGQSTSRTAEFLRGLTAVLALTLRSCPGALAVRIATVVIAGTAPVAASWLLKYVVDSLTADEFRASDLNWAAAGIGLLTVLLAAASAISSYADGRIRRATSTRAQSDLLTAVNRLSGLSKLEQPAFHDRVQLAIQSAQGAERLVGAALQGAQGVLTLAGFLGSLLLISPTLAAVLIAAAVPALFAHLANSRHRADMFWRTSNLARRQIFYRGLLTDTQAAKEIRLYGLGGYFAQRMRTDLDSINRQEERLDRRLVTYETALAVLGAGVSTGALVWGVHQAAAHALTAGDVSLLVAALAGMQTALIGLVGCIAQSHQTALLFSHYLHVTQVRDDLPAPAAPIAPPPLSHGLELRDVWFRYSDDGPWILRGISLTIPHGTSLAIVGLNGAGKSTLVKLLCRLYDPQRGSIHWDGIDLKDFPADQLRRRVSVVFQDPMEYDLTAGENIGLGDLGSLHDHGRIHAAAADADIHTALACLPQGYHTMLSRMFFPDDTEDTSPGVQLSGGQWQRLALARALMRSERDLMILDEPSTGLDAVAERHVHDRLTSLRQGATSILVSHRLNTVRAADAIVVIADGTVQEAGTHEQLMTAHGTYAELFTTQAEGYEETVR
- a CDS encoding TlpA family protein disulfide reductase — protein: MSYAITGLALLAAVTLVNALLTFAVIKRWRATVAAPAPAAPAPAAAASGPPALAVHEGDRTPAFTLHTPRGEVSESTLAGHPVLICFLRPDCGPTRESLPEIHRWAEANTPSGAHLVAVISGRPPEAGPLLEAVGPLTELTATEPPNGPVAGAFGVRHHPTFVLLDADGTIAETGIGQGSLPALNLLTA
- a CDS encoding MauE/DoxX family redox-associated membrane protein, with the protein product MSDLLLVCRLTLICVLAVAGLAKLRDRRRFATALGDLTYLPAAARPALALLVPAAELIAAVLLALPRTLTAGLAVAVALCAAFSAVAVTTMRRGSSAGCPCFGSRTTVPMGPWHVARNATLTVLALLGGAIALTHGTTSPLNAPALALAVAVAVYLTAFAVFTDDLAFFFSARTGQR